One segment of Trypanosoma brucei brucei TREU927 chromosome 8, complete sequence DNA contains the following:
- a CDS encoding small GTP-binding protein Rab11 (similar to GP:11611729: RAB11A GTPase {Trypanosoma brucei}(PMID:14517238)) produces the protein MEDMNLTFKVVIVGDSGVGKSNLMTRYTADEFSQDTPATIGVEFMTKSIKIEGRDAKVQIWDTAGQERFRAISRSIYHGAKGAMLVYDITNQTSFDSISTWLQELRAFVPATCSIFLIGNKCDLEHLRVIKKEVADRFARENGLSFLETSALEKTNVDKAFEWLAKSVYDHVVAPVDSAATGKRPPLNAGAAAKKPVNLSPSNSNQPAGKASGGCC, from the coding sequence ATGGAAGACATGAACCTTACGTTCAAAGTTGTTATCGTGGGTGACAGCGGTGTTGGGAAGTCCAACCTCATGACTCGCTACACAGCCGATGAGTTCAGTCAAGACACGCCGGCGACTATCGGCGTGGAGTTTATGACAAAAAGCATCAAAATTGAAGGGCGGGACGCCAAAGTGCAGATTTGGGATACCGCTGGGCAGGAACGTTTCCGCGCCATCTCCCGTTCGATTTACCACGGAGCGAAGGGGGCGATGCTCGTCTATGACATCACCAACCAAACATCATTTGATTCCATTTCCACGTGGCTTCAGGAGCTCCGCGCCTTCGTACCCGCCACGTGCTCTATCTTTCTCATTGGCAACAAATGCGATCTTGAGCACCTGCGTGTGatcaaaaaggaagtggCTGACCGCTTTGCCCGTGAAAACGGTTTGTCTTTCCTCGAAACCTCCGCGttggagaaaacaaacgtaGACAAGGCTTTTGAGTGGCTTGCGAAATCGGTGTATGACCATGTTGTGGCGCCGGTCGATTCCGCTGCAACGGGCAAGCGGCCGCCTCTTAATGCAGGCGCGGCAGCCAAAAAGCCAGTGAACCTTTCGCCTTCCAATTCCAACCAGCCGGCTGGTAAGGCGAGTGGCGGGTGCTGTTAA
- a CDS encoding translation initiation factor eIF-2B beta subunit, putative, translating into MGKRSIRIQEEASPLMEIIGDLIEKFVGNVRRGKLGPRDGKSFSMTAASGSVQLMHEIITEFKNHLEKKGTTGTHSHSCEIITSRDVHRLIWLISFTGDAMLRAQFGTLLLTNVTRRVLSFIRTAAVECKVSSNEVDSFEKGDAGGSDNEKSASLDMQRLATTNRQSSGVCSVAGGTGRGTGTTNDSNESYEEEEQEISTVGIPGRQTLRRAPSRREVDSVVREEAAVLVHAHDFFNCVLQHIVELRAEIEGMCDALCERAVKQLHPTDTVITTGSSHTTRRYLLHALSAGTSFKVIILEGAPLLCEASHKLAAELRSKHAEVQVLPDSSAFAVMGTCTKVLIGAENVLANGGILAPIGTHPLCIAAKHFAVPVLVVTATIKMTPFYPSDAYCTSLVKISRSSAQEIPWNTYGSPGDVLPAPYGADVDTFGSFVVHSPVTEYVPPELITLYATNESEYTPSQIHRIVRENYSPED; encoded by the coding sequence ATGGGGAAACGATCGATTCGGATACAAGAGGAGGCCTCACCTTTAATGGAGATTATCGGGGATCTTATTGAGAAGTTTGTGGGAAACGTTCGCCGCGGCAAGTTGGGGCCGCGTGATGGTAAAAGCTTTTCGATGACGGCAGCCAGCGGCTCGGTGCAGCTTATGCACGAAATTATTACAGAATTTAAAAACCAtctggaaaagaaaggcacTACAGGGACTCACTCCCACTCCTGTGAGATTATAACCTCTAGGGACGTGCATCGACTGATATGGCTCATCTCATTCACTGGTGACGCAATGTTGCGCGCCCAATTTGGTACGCTTCTGCTCACAAATGTCACGCGTCGCGTGCTCTCTTTTATTCGTACGGCTGCCGTTGAATGTAAAGTGAGCAGTAATGAGGTTGATAGCTTTGAGAAGGGGGATGCGGGTGGGTCAGACAATGAGAAAAGTGCTTCGTTGGATATGCAGCGGCTGGCGACCACTAATCGGCAGTCGAGTGGCgtgtgctcagttgcaggcgGTACAGGACGGGGGACGGGCACTACAAATGATTCCAATGAGAGttatgaggaagaggagcagGAAATATCAACCGTTGGCATCCCTGGCAGGCAAACACTCCGCAGGGCGCCGAGTCGGCGTGAGGTGGACAGCGTGGTGCGTGAGGAAGCGGCCGTGCTCGTACACGCCCACGATTTTTTCAACTGTGTCTTGCAACATATTGTAGAACTCCGTGCTGAAATAGAGGGGATGTGCGACGCCCTATGCGAGCGTGCGGTAAAGCAACTGCACCCAACAGACACGGTAATAACAACAGGTAGCAGCCATACAACCCGTCGGTACCTCTTACATGCTCTGTCAGCGGGAACTTCGTTTAAAGTTATTATTTTGGAGGGTGCACCTCTTCTGTGCGAGGCGTCCCATAAATTAGCAGCGGAGCTACGCTCCAAGCACGCAGAAGTGCAAGTGTTACCCGACAGCTCTGCATTTGCGGTTATGGGTACCTGCACAAAAGTGCTGATCGGTGCTGAAAACGTCCTCGCAAATGGCGGGATTCTTGCGCCTATTGGAACCCATCCACTTTGTATCGCAGCCAAGCATTTTGCCGTTCCCGTGCTCGTAGTAACCGCAACCATAAAAATGACTCCATTTTACCCCAGTGATGCGTACTGCACAAGCCTGGTGAAAATTTCTCGTTCTTCAGCACAAGAAATACCGTGGAACACATACGGGTCTCCAGGTGATGTACTGCCAGCTCCGTACGGAGCTGATGTTGACACGTTTGGCTCTTTtgtggtgcactcaccagtgacGGAGTATGTGCCTCCAGAGTTGATTACGCTCTACGCAACTAACGAGTCGGAGTACACGCCGTCGCAGATTCACCGCATCGTTCGGGAAAACTACAGTCCTGAGGACTGA
- a CDS encoding ARP2/3 complex subunit, putative codes for MLLLLEREHPAVHAAVERILRGDSKIPVSVVRDFDGCEYHIRVEWDKEEKEMSQTSGVDSKDTGSGEVGTVNVGGTASVTVSLRSFTPFAELNTHGNFYEVLTTLFPSELQKFVVCDTHKGDGEDFTVAVHIPSNVPAKMLKEAMHSTAQLRAWSFVPAFARQFELFLTNPEVVQPLQLHYHDGEEMVVYNNRGSFIVAIALRVPSKDDAVLTRHFLQAMVEVRKHERSFCGSSAFIFEQGGPPDSVVAVTGPRGRVRDPNTFWCSFQLYKQQMEPPPRLVETVMHLVNFRTTLAYHIRAGRTYMHGIMRKRVESSLQWLNKAKARVAEETKITIT; via the coding sequence atgctgttgctgttagaGAGGGAGCATCCCGCCGTTCATGCTGCTGTTGAGCGCATCTTGAGGGGCGATAGCAAAATACCCGTAAGTGTTGTGCGAGACTTCGATGGCTGCGAGTATCACATCCGCGTGGAGTGGgacaaggaagagaaagagatgtCACAGACGAGTGGTGTGGATTCAAAAGATACCGGAAGTGGCGAGGTCGGGACAGTAAATGTTGGTGGCACTGCCTCTGTAACAGTTTCGCTTCGGAGCTTCACTCCATTCGCTGAGTTGAACACCCATGGGAACTTTTATGAGGTACTGACAACACTCTTCCCGTCGGAGTTGCAGaaatttgttgtgtgtgaCACACATAAGGGAGATGGTGAAGATTTCACAGTTGCGGTGCACATTCCCTCCAACGTGCCTGCGAAGATGCTGAAGGAGGCAATGCATTCGACCGCCCAGCTACGGGCGTGGAGCTTCGTACCCGCATTTGCCCGGCAATTTGAGTTGTTTTTAACGAACCCCGAAGTAGTTCAACCACTGCAGCTGCATTACCACGATGGTGAGGAAATGGTGGTGTACAATAATAGGGGAAGTTTCATTGTTGCTATCGCATTGCGTGTCCCGTCTAAGGACGATGCTGTGTTGACACGTCACTTTCTGCAGGCAATGGTGGAGGTGAGGAAGCATGAACGTAGCTTTTGTGGTTCGTCTGCATTTATATTTGAACAAGGTGGCCCTCCGGATTCTGTCGTTGCTGTGACCGGTCCTCGGGGTCGTGTGCGCGATCCGAACACATTTTGGTGTAGCTTCCAGTTGTATAAGCAGCAGATGGAACCCCCGCCGCGTCTCGTTGAGACTGTTATGCACCTAGTAAACTTCCGCACTACGCTAGCCTATCATATCCGTGCCGGGAGGACGTACATGCACGGCATTATGCGGAAACGTGTGGAGTCGAGCCTTCAGTGGTTGAATAAAGCTAAGGCTAGGGTGGCTGAAGAAACGAAGATTACAATAACCTGA
- a CDS encoding nucleoside phosphorylase, putative: MAASANGSTKGSETDLPIGKDGTTLHLKCKSDELADRIIFVGDPGRVDVISGYFDKDSIRASRDHREIRFATGTYKGTPVTVISTGMGVDNIEIVLNEIHALKEYDMERGQWRHRKGDADAPSAGPFFDPSTMKIIRLGTCGSPAESVPPLALAVTRHAIGMDNTSLYYSAGTRETSKDQQEIRRIVREQTGLRAIDIYTSMAHPNITKSICAACDAHNAATGSEADKQQYVIGTTATASGFYGCQGRRVGRFMKHLTVPNMVEELGSLKFNLSNGVEVVTNIEMETSAICYLSDMLGYQAGAACVVVSKRVGEKKMFLGDQLDAAMKRCIKIILEALVSA; this comes from the coding sequence ATGGCTGCATCCGCTAATGGAAGCACGAAGGGGTCGGAAACCGACTTACCTATCGGTAAGGATGGGACGACACTTCACTTGAAGTGCAAAAGCGATGAGTTGGCTGACCGCatcatttttgttggtgaTCCAGGGCGGGTAGACGTCATTTCCGGTTACTTCGACAAGGACAGCATCCGCGCCTCCCGTGATCACCGTGAAATTCGTTTTGCCACTGGAACTTACAAGGGAACTCCAGTTACCGTTATAAGCACCGGTATGGGTGTGGACAACATCGAAATTGTCCTGAATGAAATTCACGCATTGAAGGAGTATGACATGGAGCGTGGCCAGTGGCGCCATCGCAAAGGTGATGCAGATGCACCAAGCGCTGGTCCCTTCTTTGACCCCTCCACCATGAAGATCATCCGCCTCGGAACTTGTGGCTCACCTGCTGAGTCGGTTCCCCCTCTGGCACTTGCTGTCACGCGGCACGCCATTGGTATGGACAACACTTCCCTCTACTACTCGGCTGGGACTCGTGAGACATCAAAGGACCAACAAGAGATTCGCCGTATTGTTCGTGAGCAAACGGGGCTTCGTGCAATTGATATTTACACATCAATGGCGCATCCCAATATCACCAAGAGCATTTGTGCTGCCTGCGATGCCCACAACGCTGCCACTGGATCAGAAGCTGATAAGCAACAATACGTAATTGGGACGACAGCCACCGCAAGCGGTTTCTACGGTTGCCAGGGGCGCCGAGTTGGGCGGTTCATGAAGCATCTTACCGTACCAAATATGGTGGAGGAACTTGGAAGCCTGAAGTTTAACCTAAGCAACGGTGTGGAGGTCGTTACCAATATCGAGATGGAAACGAGCGCCATTTGTTACCTTTCCGACATGTTGGGTTATCAAGCTGGAGCCGCCTGCGTCGTCGTCTCAAAACGCgttggggaaaagaaaatgtttcTTGGTGATCAGCTTGATGCCGCAATGAAGCGGTGTATCAAAATCATACTTGAAGCGCTTGTCAGCGCTTag
- a CDS encoding mitochondrial carrier protein, putative, which translates to MSDVPWAQKPEENQSNIEKHTAGDAPTEFDGGTATAELGPHEHTNSLNRSYSDLDSMWFVTYAVILCWLRTAAQQPLNLALARKQTSSVANKMTTRQIIRLVYNTEGGLLGLTQGMAALALGCALSEAIYLWLFEYSRENIPLANKPTRDAVSGYIADALCRLVHLPLSIVALRQMTANCEGVQRGRAVKSGCMIHTFASMYREGGLRTIYAGYGTTLVIGCQWTAVWWAMYGVSKGYLYAAADGFLLDGREDPVTEPVFVSSSWLSWKRWLLARDDNVALNTVASVITSAVTAVIFNPYLVVRANLQVAPKARLWGVTCEVYRTRGILGFYGGLALNIGTCLIDGVLASTSYEYAKLWADRAHQSG; encoded by the coding sequence ATGTCGGATGTACCGTGGGCTCAAAAGCCTGAGGAGAACCAAAGTAACATTGAGAAACACACAGCAGGAGACGCGCCGACTGAATTCGATGGTGGGACGGCCACAGCGGAGTTGGGTCCGCACGAACACACGAACAGTTTAAACCGTAGCTACTCGGATTTGGATAGCATGTGGTTTGTAACATATGCCGTCATCCTATGTTGGTTGCGCACAGCGGCGCAGCAACCGCTCAACCTTGCCCTCGCGCGCAAGCAAACGAGCTCTGTTGCAAATAAAATGACGACCCGGCAAATCATCCGACTCGTGTACAATACGGAAGGTGGGTTACTTGGTTTAACGCAAGGGATGGCAGCCCTCGCACTTGGATGTGCCCTAAGCGAGGCAATCTACCTGTGGTTGTTTGAGTACAGCCGGGAGAATATACCACTAGCGAACAAACCAACTCGTGACGCCGTGTCTGGCTATATCGCTGACGCTCTGTGCAGGCTTGTGCACCTTCCACTGAGTATTGTGGCACTTCGACAGATGACAGCTAATTGTGAGGGTGTTCAAAGAGGCAGGGCCGTCAAGTCCGGTTGTATGATTCATACATTTGCCTCCATGTACCGCGAGGGAGGGCTGAGGACAATTTATGCAGGCTACGGCACAACACTTGTTATTGGTTGCCAGTGGACGGCCGTATGGTGGGCGATGTACGGTGTCAGTAAGGGCTACCTGTATGCCGCTGCAGACGGCTTCTTGTTGGATGGGAGAGAGGACCCAGTGACGGAGCCCGTCTTCGTTTCTTCCTCATGGTTGTCCTGGAAGCGCTGGTTGCTCGCGAGGGATGACAACGTTGCATTAAATACTGTGGCGTCTGTAATTACAAGCGCGGTAACTGCAGTCATTTTCAATCCGTATTTAGTTGTGCGTGCGAACCTGCAAGTGGCCCCTAAGGCACGCCTTTGGGGAGTCACGTGTGAGGTGTATCGTACCCGTGGTATTTTGGGGTTTTATGGTGGCCTCGCCCTAAACATTGGGACGTGTCTTATTGACGGCGTGTTGGCTTCTACATCATACGAATATGCAAAACTTTGGGCAGACAGGGCACACCAAAGTGGTTGA
- a CDS encoding RNA-binding protein, putative, protein MGIKAKKVPPKSKAVVKRAGEISKSRVETRTVGVEKKAQRPRVTFEDDNHDDNSTARKAAAAAARRMESSGIIKSKKRLRDENEDSVPQELDDETENQSDVDDLESSGSDDESIGSDDFGGDSSDDDQEESDKKENPFEKAKREGTRLSYSVLRLRFLPPEFQETELFKFFSQFGAKVLNCFCVRSRRTHQSKGIAYVQFDDESVLPIVVEECHGMALGGFCVQARVAVLHRPMPPKEKVKQRRQLAYAYKTKGISLQQHDVRYKNPIAALIKYSKTEKKNNAQLKALGIDYACHDFCKQLERVPPSALARGPKEKCQEIASKRGVGSNDSSRVSGKKQNGSSNANGVAGGRKKNKGGGVRSTVVSSSSVATVPASNVSGKNSPVNKKGTHPKQRKQPQEDKKTVKPQHLTKSSSVKATKPRVKRDPS, encoded by the coding sequence ATGGGGATCAAGGCGAAGAAGGTGCCCCCAAAGAGCAAAGCCGTTGTCAAGCGTGCAGGTGAGATTTCCAAGTCGAGAGTTGAAACCCGAACTGTCGGTGTGGAGAAGAAAGCACAGCGGCCTCGCGTCACTTTCGAGGATGATAACCATGACGACAACTCGACTGCTCGCAAAGCAGCCGCCGCTGCGGCAAGACGCATGGAGTCCAGTGGTATAATAAAATCCAAGAAGCGGTTGCGTGATGAAAACGAGGACTCCGTCCCTCAGGAATTGGATGATGAAACTGAAAACCAAAGCGACGTGGATGACCTTGAGAGCAGTGGCAGCGACGACGAATCTATAGGGAGTGAcgactttggtggtgattCCAGTGACGATGACCAGGAGGAAAGCGATAAGAAGGAGAATCCCTTCGAGAAGGCAAAGCGAGAGGGGACGCGGCTCTCCTATTCTGTACTCCGCCTCCGTTTCCTTCCCCCGGAGTTTCAAGAGACGGAATTGTTCaagtttttttctcaatttgGTGCGAAAGTGCTCAACTGCTTCTGTGTTCGCAGTCGTCGTACACATCAGTCGAAAGGAATCGCCTACGTGCAGTTTGATGATGAGTCGGTGCTTCCTATCGTGGTTGAAGAATGTCATGGCATGGCACTTGGTGGCTTCTGCGTACAGGCCCGTGTGGCAGTCCTCCACCGTCCTATGCCACCGAAGGAAAAAGTGAAGCAGCGCCGCCAGTTGGCATACGCCTATAAAACAAAGGGCATATCGCTACAACAACATGACGTTCGTTACAAGAATCCCATAGCCGCCCTTATAAAGTACTCGAAAactgagaagaaaaacaatgctCAACTGAAAGCCCTGGGTATAGACTACGCATGCCATGACTTTTGCAAACAGTTGGAAAGGGTGCCACCAAGTGCCTTGGCACGCGGGCCAAAGGAGAAGTGCCAGGAAAtagcaagcaaaagaggggtcGGCAGTAACGACAGCAGTAGGGTTAGTGGCAAGAAGCAGAATGGAAGCAGCAATGCAAATGGTGTGGCAGGAggacgaaagaaaaataaaggtgGTGGGGTGCGGTCAACGGTCgtgtcttcctcttcagtagCCACAGTTCCAGCCTCAAACGTGTCGGGGAAGAATAGTCcagtgaataaaaaagggacacATCCCAAACAGCGAAAGCAACCTCAGGAGGACAAAAAGACGGTAAAACCGCAACATCTCACCAAATCTTCATCGGTGAAGGCGACCAAGCCCCGAGTTAAGCGCGACCCGTCGTAA